One window from the genome of Kluyveromyces marxianus DMKU3-1042 DNA, complete genome, chromosome 3 encodes:
- the DRE2 gene encoding electron carrier DRE2 produces the protein MTVDEIALVLIHPAVTQEPELLESVKRGTVLLNTNIDGQYLINKLNDGSVSLESEKYDVIYYVTVEKPEEIQFPSRLIPVLGKALKFGGRLYGLSDKLKVDALLNGFEVVNASEASGSEYHWLRKQNAVQQSAPVSISLKNGASAKTAGLPSFKRLSSKPEGSKKKLPTFSKLSEKVSSVKLTSSDLEYDPDVSDDDNDGDSVADDKSKFFDEFEDPETGADSIDEDALITEISLENDEITMIQCGKTKQRRKKACKDCTCGLKEMEEQEIESRRLKQQQVIKFSEEELTEIDFTIEGKKVGGCGSCALGDAFRCSGCPYLGLPAFKPGQPINLNSISDDL, from the coding sequence ATGACAGTGGACGAAATAGCATTAGTGTTGATACACCCAGCTGTGACACAGGAGCCTGAGTTGTTAGAGTCTGTGAAGAGAGGGACGGTGCTTTTGAACACGAATATCGATGGACAGTATTTGATTAATAAGTTGAACGATGGGAGCGTTTCGTTGGAAAGCGAGAAGTACGATGTGATTTACTATGTGACGGTTGAGAAGCCCGAGGAGATCCAGTTCCCATCGAGACTAATACCTGTGCTAGGCAAGGCTTTGAAGTTTGGGGGCCGGTTGTATGGGTTGAGCGACAAGTTGAAGGTGGATGCGCTTTTGAATGGGTTTGAGGTTGTGAATGCGAGCGAGGCTAGCGGATCGGAGTACCACTGGCTCAGGAAGCAGAATGCGGTACAGCAGAGTGCGCCCGTGAGCATTTCGCTTAAGAATGGCGCCAGTGCGAAGACTGCGGGGCTACCAAGTTTCAAGAGACTGAGTAGTAAGCCCGAGGGcagcaagaagaagctgcCTACGTTCAGCAAGCTGAGCGAGAAAGTCTCGAGCGTCAAGCTGACTTCGTCGGACTTGGAGTACGACCCCGATGTGTCTGACGATGACAACGATGGGGACTCCGTGGCCGACGACAAGAGCAAGTTCTTTGACGAGTTCGAGGACCCTGAGACCGGGGCCGATTCCATAGACGAGGACGCGCTAATCACCGAGATCAGCCTCGAGAACGACGAGATTACAATGATCCAGTGCGGCAAGACCAagcagagaagaaagaaggcGTGCAAGGACTGCACATGCGGCCTCAAGGAGATGGAGGAGCAAGAAATCGAGTCCAGAAGACTcaagcagcagcaggtCATCAAGTTCtccgaagaagaattgacAGAGATCGACTTCACCATAGAAGGGAAGAAAGTCGGTGGCTGCGGCTCCTGCGCTCTAGGTGACGCCTTCAGATGCTCGGGATGCCCTTACCTGGGTCTACCGGCATTCAAACCGGGCCAGCCAATCAACTTGAACAGCATATCGGACGATTTGTAA